A section of the Acanthochromis polyacanthus isolate Apoly-LR-REF ecotype Palm Island chromosome 13, KAUST_Apoly_ChrSc, whole genome shotgun sequence genome encodes:
- the ppm1da gene encoding protein phosphatase, Mg2+/Mn2+ dependent, 1Da, protein MEKTLLMRVSVFTDQGGRKYMEDVTEVIVEPEPGDDAPTSGEPEESSEGDGTVTSLAGDARLDQTGEAGEPPQVSDTACEPVRTEGQTVLAETSLPGGQSPLRVEPSPANPSRRSVAFFAVFDGHGGREAAQFARDYLWEFMKKQRGFWSDSDREVCSAIRKGFVACHHAMWKKLPEWPKTLTGLPSTSGTTASVVVLRGNRMYVAHVGDSAVVLGVQDDPSIPFIRAVEVTQDHKPELPRERERIEGLGGSVIKKSGVNRVVWKRPRLSHNGPVRRSTVIDQIPFLAVARALGDLWSYDFYSGEFVVSPEPDTSVVILDPRKHRYIILGSDGLWNMVPPQEAISMCQNNDEEMAPCGVSSARQLVSHALLRWRQRMLRADNTSAIVIALQEPGTSQDTLHHEEVLLDLTKVSQCPPTSISRADTPLLQRPPEEDSPSAMCELLPALERRDGLSGSNSLYHMSLSDPFALSSLCSNSSTELPSQSSPTDGPVNSRTPSRKRTIDGSSPPAGQPAKKARRRTADRPPLVQHNAEKKQKESNNVSPILQQHNKTTVCVC, encoded by the exons ATGGAAAAAACATTGTTGATGCGAGTGAGTGTGTTTACCGACCAAGGAGGCAGGAAATACATGGAAGATGTGACCGAGGTCATAGTAGAGCCGGAGCCGGGAGATGATGCGCCGACGTCGGGTGAGCCAGAGGAGAGCAGTGAGGGAGACGGTACGGTCACTTCTCTAGCCGGGGACGCGCGTCTGGACCAGACTGGTGAAGCCGGGGAACCACCACAGGTTTCAGATACAGCCTGTGAGCCCGTACGGACGGAAGGCCAGACTGTACTGGCGGAAACATCTTTACCGGGAGGTCAGAGCCCGCTGCGAGTTGAGCCGAGCCCCGCGAACCCTTCCCGCCGTTCTGTCGCGTTCTTCGCTGTGTTTGATGGTCACGGGGGTCGCGAGGCTGCGCAGTTTGCACGAGACTATTTGTGGGAGTTCATGAAGAAGCAGCGGGGTTTCTGGTCGGACAGCGACCGGGAGGTGTGCTCTGCCATACGCAAAGGATTTGTAGCCTGCCACCACGCTATGTGGAAGAAGCTGC CTGAATGGCCAAAGACACTCACAGGCCTTCCCAGTACATCTGGCACCACAGCCAGTGTAGTGGTCCTTCGAGGAAACCGCATGTATGTGGCCCACGTTGGGGACTCGGCAGTGGTTCTAGGGGTACAGGATGACCCCTCAATCCCATTCATCAGAGCTGTGGAAGTCACACAAGACCACAAGCCTGAACTACCCAGAGAGAGGGAACGAATTGAAGGTCTGGGAGGAAG TGTAATCAAGAAGTCAGGAGTGAACAGGGTGGTCTGGAAGAGGCCAAGGCTCAGCCACAATGGTCCAGTACGTCGGAGCACCGTGATCGACCAGATACCGTTTTTGGCAGTAGCCCGAGCTCTAG GTGATCTGTGGAGCTATGACTTCTACAGTGGGGAGTTTGTGGTTTCTCCAGAGCCAGACACTAGTGTGGTGATCCTTGACCCCAGAAAACATCGCTACATCATCTTGGGCAGTGATGGTCTGTGGAATATGGTGCCCCCTCAAGAGGCCATATCCATGTGTCAGAACAACGATGAGGAAATG GCACCATGTGGGGTATCGAGTGCCAGACAGCTGGTCAGCCACGCTCTGCTGCGGTGGCGCCAGCGAATGTTGCGTGCTGACAACACCAGCGCCATCGTGATCGCCCTGCAGGAACCTGGGACCTCCCAGGACACCTTGCATCATGAGGAGGTGCTGCTTGACTTAACCAAGGTGTCCCAGTGCCCTCCCACCTCCATATCCCGTGCCGACACTCCTCTCCTTCAG CGGCCTCCAGAGGAGGATTCTCCTTCAGCCATGTGTGAGCTGCTACCTGCCTTGGAGAGACGGGATGGGCTATCAGGAAGCAATAGTTTGTACCACATGAGTCTGTCTGACCCGTTTGCTCTGAGTTCACTTTGTTCAAATAGCAGCACTGAGCTGCCCAGTCAGTCCAGTCCCACTGATGGTCCAGTTAACAGCAGGACACCCAGCAGAAAAAGAACTATTGATGGATCGTCACCACCGGCAGGTCAGCCGGCAAAGAAAGCCCGGCGCAGGACAGCCGACAGGCCACCGCTGGTCCAACACAAtgcagagaagaaacagaaggagTCGAATAATGTCTCTCCCATTCTCCAGCAGCACAACAAgaccacagtgtgtgtgtgctaa